The following coding sequences lie in one Oncorhynchus gorbuscha isolate QuinsamMale2020 ecotype Even-year linkage group LG10, OgorEven_v1.0, whole genome shotgun sequence genomic window:
- the LOC124045994 gene encoding transmembrane protein 269-like isoform X2, which yields MKNIIFRSFQLLCCGQTDAERIMILLTPSSGFFQRTNKLFLSEQATGVQLKEFVRKNAANALSMANMLMGMASILCSLNGHQHAACWLVLIGYLLDLADGAVARRLDACSPLGAKLDDFADFTTFGIATSLLLRTHALMDNILCMCYVLSVFVRLCFFSSGIPFMYRGLPCIYSSAILACLSLLTGGNMVILRVTAVAMILFMVNQGFYPHDRVLESQAWKKVVYAGGVVMVFCSSFSPACVYYLLWSVSYILFPTSLWSCKV from the exons ATGAAGAA CATCATCTTTAGGTCCTTCCAG CTGCTGTGCTGTGGGCAGACTGACGCAGAGAGAATCATGATTCTGCTGACTCCATCCTCTG GTTTCTTCCAGCGTACCAATAAGCTCTTTCTAAGCGAGCAGGCCACGGGTGTCCAGCTCAAGGAGTTTGTACGCAAAAATGCAGCCAATGCTCTGTCTATGGCCAACATGCTCATGGGCATGGCCTCTATTCTCTGCAGCCTGAACGG CCACCAACATGCAGCCTGCTGGCTGGTCCTGATTGGCTACCTGCTGGATTTGGCAGATGGGGCAGTTGCCAGACGACTTGATGCATGCTCACCACTAG GTGCTAAACTGGATGATTTTGCAGATTTCACAACCTTTGGGATTGCGACATCATTGCTCCTGAGGACACATGCCTTAATGGACAACATCCTGTGCATGTGCTACGTCCTGTCTGTGTTTGTCCGCCTCTGCTTCTTCTCCAGTG GCATCCCCTTCATGTACCGTGGCCTGCCATGTATCTACTCTTCCGCCATCCTGGCCTGCCTCTCCCTGTTGACCGGAGGTAACATGGTGATCCTGCGGGTCACTGCTGTGGCCATGATCCTCTTCATGGTCAACCAGGGCTTCTACCCTCACGACAGGGTCCTGGAGTCACAGGCCTGGAAGAAGGTGGTCTACGCTGGAG GAGTTGTCATGGTGTtctgttcctctttctctccgGCATGTGTGTACTACCTGTTGTGGTCTGTCTCCTACATTTTGTTCCCAACATCTCTTTGGAGTTGCAAAGTGTAG
- the LOC124045994 gene encoding transmembrane protein 269-like isoform X1, whose product MLFYSIIFRSFQLLCCGQTDAERIMILLTPSSGFFQRTNKLFLSEQATGVQLKEFVRKNAANALSMANMLMGMASILCSLNGHQHAACWLVLIGYLLDLADGAVARRLDACSPLGAKLDDFADFTTFGIATSLLLRTHALMDNILCMCYVLSVFVRLCFFSSGIPFMYRGLPCIYSSAILACLSLLTGGNMVILRVTAVAMILFMVNQGFYPHDRVLESQAWKKVVYAGGVVMVFCSSFSPACVYYLLWSVSYILFPTSLWSCKV is encoded by the exons ATGCTTTTTTACAG CATCATCTTTAGGTCCTTCCAG CTGCTGTGCTGTGGGCAGACTGACGCAGAGAGAATCATGATTCTGCTGACTCCATCCTCTG GTTTCTTCCAGCGTACCAATAAGCTCTTTCTAAGCGAGCAGGCCACGGGTGTCCAGCTCAAGGAGTTTGTACGCAAAAATGCAGCCAATGCTCTGTCTATGGCCAACATGCTCATGGGCATGGCCTCTATTCTCTGCAGCCTGAACGG CCACCAACATGCAGCCTGCTGGCTGGTCCTGATTGGCTACCTGCTGGATTTGGCAGATGGGGCAGTTGCCAGACGACTTGATGCATGCTCACCACTAG GTGCTAAACTGGATGATTTTGCAGATTTCACAACCTTTGGGATTGCGACATCATTGCTCCTGAGGACACATGCCTTAATGGACAACATCCTGTGCATGTGCTACGTCCTGTCTGTGTTTGTCCGCCTCTGCTTCTTCTCCAGTG GCATCCCCTTCATGTACCGTGGCCTGCCATGTATCTACTCTTCCGCCATCCTGGCCTGCCTCTCCCTGTTGACCGGAGGTAACATGGTGATCCTGCGGGTCACTGCTGTGGCCATGATCCTCTTCATGGTCAACCAGGGCTTCTACCCTCACGACAGGGTCCTGGAGTCACAGGCCTGGAAGAAGGTGGTCTACGCTGGAG GAGTTGTCATGGTGTtctgttcctctttctctccgGCATGTGTGTACTACCTGTTGTGGTCTGTCTCCTACATTTTGTTCCCAACATCTCTTTGGAGTTGCAAAGTGTAG